Proteins found in one Balaenoptera ricei isolate mBalRic1 chromosome 18, mBalRic1.hap2, whole genome shotgun sequence genomic segment:
- the LOC132352546 gene encoding protein SET-like codes for MAPKHQSSLPPQAKKPKKVRLTPASRAEETSASPNLPKEEKEQQEEIEHIDEVQNEIDRCNEQANEKILKVEQKNNKLRQPFFQKRSEWTSKIRNFGVTTFVNHPQLSVLFVQEGEEALHYLIRVEVREFENIKSGYRIDFCFNEKPYFENKVLSKEFHLNESGDSSSKCTEIKSKSRKDLMKSSSQTQNKASRKTQHEEPESFFTWFPDHSDAAADELGEVIKDDIWPNPLQYYLVPDVDDEEGEEEEDDDVKEEEGLEDIDEERDEDKGEEDEDYEEEEKGEEDEGEDD; via the coding sequence ATGGCTCCCAAACACCAGTCTTCACTTCCACCTCAAGCGAAGAAACCAAAGAAAGTGAGACTGACTCCTGCCTCCAGGGCAGAGGAAACATCTGCTTCTCCAAACTTGccgaaggaagaaaaagaacagcaagaaGAAATTGAACATATTGATGAAGTACAAAATGAAATAGACAGATGTAATGAACAAGCCAACGAGAAGATTTTGAAAgtagaacagaaaaataacaaactCCGCCAACCATTTTTTCAGAAGAGGTCAGAATGGACTTCCAAAATCCGAAATTTTGGTGTAACAACATTTGTCAACCATCCACAGTTGTCTGTACTGTTTGTGCAGGAGGGTGAAGAGGCACTGCATTATTTGATAAGAGTTGAAGTaagagaatttgaaaatattaaatcagGTTATagaatagatttttgttttaatgaaaaaccttactttgaaaataaagttcTCTCCAAAGAATTTCATCTGAATGAGAGTGGTGATTCATCTTCAAAGTGCACTGAAATCAAATCGAAATCCAGAAAGGATCTGATGAAAAGTTCAAGCCAAACGCAGAATAAAGCCAGCAGGAAGACACAGCATGAGGAACCAGAGAGCTTCTTCACCTGGTTTCCTGATCATTCTGATGCAGCTGCAGATGAGTTAGGAGAGGTCATCAAAGATGATATTTGGCCAAATCCATTACAGTACTACTTGGTTCCTGACGTGGATgatgaggaaggggaagaagaagaagatgatgatgtTAAAGAAGAAGAAGGATTGGAAGATATTGAtgaagaaagggatgaggataaaggtgaagaagatgaagattatgaggaggaggagaaaggagaggaagatgaAGGAGAAGATGACTAA